From Pseudodesulfovibrio senegalensis, one genomic window encodes:
- a CDS encoding ATP-binding protein — translation MSEPEINELCIYPKLTHDAVCEQHREIMNSGALALAGVLPYMTLLLNRSRQIVYCNQAVLDSLGLDSMQEVLGRCVGEVFGCIHAEDAPEGCGFSAYCVKCGALKALAKGVAGEAGAGHCRMLRHAGNGIKALNVKVNTSPIEVAGMSMVVLTARNEDKDVRRRAMERLFFHDVLNLAGGLDGAMQSFAEEFQDVNPELAELMQSTARFLLEEIRAQKTLMAAESGDLLVRPEPVSTRNVTESAAALYAMHKAAQGVRVLVAEDLDDVELLTDRLLLNRLLGNMLKNALEATSVGQSVTVGCDRLSDGAAFWVHNPDYIPRDVQLQIFNRSFSTKGEGRGLGTYSIKLLAETYLGGKVSFRSHPEDGTVFTVVLPSSCPR, via the coding sequence ATGTCCGAACCGGAAATCAATGAACTGTGCATATATCCGAAGCTGACGCATGATGCAGTGTGCGAGCAGCATCGTGAAATCATGAACAGCGGCGCCTTGGCCCTGGCCGGGGTTCTGCCGTACATGACGCTTTTGCTCAACAGGAGCCGCCAGATCGTATATTGCAATCAGGCGGTCCTCGATTCATTGGGACTGGATTCGATGCAGGAAGTTCTCGGCCGCTGTGTCGGGGAGGTTTTCGGCTGCATCCACGCGGAAGACGCGCCCGAAGGGTGCGGTTTTTCAGCGTATTGCGTGAAATGCGGCGCGCTCAAGGCGCTTGCCAAGGGCGTGGCCGGTGAAGCCGGTGCAGGCCATTGCCGCATGTTGCGTCATGCGGGCAACGGCATCAAGGCCCTGAACGTGAAGGTCAACACCTCGCCCATCGAGGTGGCGGGCATGTCCATGGTGGTGCTCACCGCCCGGAACGAGGACAAGGATGTGCGCCGCCGGGCCATGGAGCGTCTGTTCTTTCACGACGTGCTCAACCTTGCCGGGGGTCTGGACGGGGCCATGCAGTCGTTTGCCGAGGAATTTCAGGACGTCAATCCCGAACTCGCGGAACTCATGCAGTCCACGGCCCGTTTTCTGCTGGAGGAGATACGCGCGCAAAAGACCCTGATGGCTGCAGAAAGCGGCGATCTGCTGGTGCGGCCCGAGCCTGTTTCCACACGGAATGTCACCGAGTCCGCAGCGGCGCTGTATGCCATGCACAAGGCCGCGCAGGGCGTTCGGGTTCTTGTTGCCGAAGATCTGGACGATGTGGAGTTGCTGACGGACCGGCTGTTGCTGAACAGGCTTCTGGGCAACATGCTCAAGAACGCCCTGGAAGCCACCAGTGTGGGGCAGAGCGTTACCGTGGGGTGCGACAGGCTTTCGGACGGTGCAGCCTTTTGGGTGCACAATCCGGACTACATTCCCCGGGACGTGCAACTGCAGATATTCAACCGCTCATTTTCCACAAAGGGCGAGGGCCGCGGTCTGGGCACATACAGCATCAAGCTGCTCGCGGAAACCTATCTGGGCGGCAAGGTCTCGTTTCGTTCGCACCCCGAGGACGGCACGGTGTTCACCGTTGTCCTGCCGTCTTCCTGTCCTCGCTAG
- a CDS encoding DUF1786 domain-containing protein — MFFAMNATTLCLDIGSGTQDVLLHIPDREPENCPKFVLPSPALQVGKRIAELTRQQKAIWLHGHNMGGGVTRFVRAHLKAGLAVSAQPSAAYTMGDDLTRVESMGVTLSEDCPDGHEPVLFSDFDRSWWERFFEAAELDWPDRIAACAQDHGFHPGTSNRIGRFKLWEQLLGDGQGRPESLLFQDVPSMMTRLADLQACIGNGPVADTGAAAVLGALYVVEIEEQSHSRGITLVNVGNSHTVAFLLYRGRIFGIYEHHTGLLDEKTLWQDLHSFREGRLAHQNVFDANGHGCLTLPLPEGAQGFAPVHVLGPRRAMLENHDVSFPSPGGDMMLAGSFGLIKGMAMQG; from the coding sequence ATGTTTTTCGCCATGAATGCCACCACATTGTGCCTTGATATCGGCAGCGGCACGCAGGACGTTCTCCTGCACATCCCGGATCGCGAACCAGAAAACTGCCCGAAATTCGTGCTGCCCTCGCCCGCCCTGCAGGTGGGGAAACGCATTGCCGAACTGACCCGGCAGCAAAAGGCCATATGGCTGCACGGCCACAACATGGGCGGCGGCGTGACCCGGTTCGTGCGCGCGCACCTCAAGGCCGGGCTGGCCGTGAGCGCCCAGCCTTCGGCCGCCTATACCATGGGTGACGACCTCACGCGTGTGGAGTCCATGGGCGTGACCCTGAGCGAGGACTGTCCTGACGGCCATGAGCCAGTGCTCTTTTCCGACTTTGACAGATCATGGTGGGAGCGTTTTTTCGAGGCCGCGGAACTGGACTGGCCCGACCGCATTGCCGCCTGCGCACAGGACCACGGATTCCACCCCGGGACCTCCAACCGCATCGGCCGTTTCAAGCTCTGGGAACAACTGCTGGGCGACGGACAGGGACGCCCGGAATCACTGCTCTTTCAGGACGTGCCGTCCATGATGACCCGGCTGGCCGACCTGCAGGCATGCATCGGCAACGGACCGGTGGCGGACACGGGTGCGGCCGCGGTTCTGGGCGCGCTGTACGTGGTCGAAATCGAGGAACAAAGCCATTCCCGAGGCATCACGCTGGTCAACGTGGGCAACAGCCACACCGTGGCCTTCCTGCTGTACCGGGGACGCATTTTCGGGATCTATGAACACCATACCGGCCTTTTGGACGAAAAAACGCTTTGGCAGGACCTGCACTCGTTCCGCGAAGGCAGGCTCGCGCACCAGAACGTGTTCGACGCCAACGGCCACGGCTGCCTGACCCTGCCGTTGCCCGAGGGAGCGCAGGGGTTTGCTCCGGTGCACGTTCTCGGTCCGCGCCGGGCCATGCTGGAAAACCACGATGTCTCGTTTCCCTCGCCCGGAGGGGACATGATGCTGGCCGGAAGTTTCGGATTGATCAAGGGGATGGCCATGCAGGGCTGA
- a CDS encoding Lrp/AsnC family transcriptional regulator, with amino-acid sequence MMKLDAMDHDILEILQREGRITNAELAKRLGISPPAMLERVKRLENSGVIDRFVAVVSPQKVGVGIIAFVRVSLGAHNLQDFENFRDHIETMDEVLECYQLSGEDDYLLKVALPDMPGYADFAFSKLAPIHGVQSINSSFVLGTIKQDTALPLLAPIKGQS; translated from the coding sequence ATGATGAAACTGGACGCCATGGACCACGACATTCTCGAGATACTGCAACGCGAGGGCCGCATCACCAATGCGGAACTGGCCAAGCGGCTGGGCATTTCCCCGCCCGCCATGCTGGAACGCGTCAAACGGCTGGAAAACAGCGGCGTCATCGACCGTTTCGTGGCCGTGGTCTCGCCGCAAAAGGTGGGAGTAGGCATCATCGCCTTTGTGCGCGTATCCCTTGGAGCGCACAACCTGCAGGATTTCGAGAATTTCCGCGACCACATCGAAACCATGGACGAAGTGCTGGAATGCTACCAGCTCTCGGGCGAGGACGACTACCTGCTCAAGGTGGCCCTGCCGGACATGCCCGGATATGCGGATTTCGCGTTCTCCAAGCTGGCGCCCATCCACGGGGTGCAAAGCATCAATTCATCATTCGTGCTCGGAACCATCAAGCAGGATACGGCCTTGCCCCTGCTCGCTCCCATCAAGGGCCAGTCCTGA
- a CDS encoding alpha/beta fold hydrolase: MAKNISLCLGQGKNVDSFSACGHHRPMNFIIMLLACWVVAVPVLRYVLFWISNTRSGDMELVRQGLDGRALPHVLCGLVSAMLSELGVLLMLPLGLIFPARAGRGTPVIFVHGLYHNPTAWLWFRILLGRAGYRNFHAFGYNSFTRPFENAVDDLAEVMENVLRDNPERTVVLVGHSLGGLVCRMAASRPEFSGRVGALVALGSPHGGSVLAALGLGPMARGLYPGKAVIRAVEQCRDMQAPKLAVYSLVDDYVLPLSGLRVGRHDWNEQVCSPVSHVSMLFSQDVAWRVAAFLDRALRGGASDSGLALDGSEQGQGRILLDGSEHE; the protein is encoded by the coding sequence ATGGCGAAAAACATATCGTTGTGTCTCGGGCAAGGCAAGAACGTTGACAGTTTTTCCGCTTGCGGCCACCATCGGCCCATGAATTTCATCATTATGCTTCTGGCCTGCTGGGTCGTGGCCGTGCCCGTGCTGCGCTATGTGCTTTTCTGGATCAGCAACACCCGCTCCGGCGATATGGAACTGGTCCGGCAGGGGCTCGATGGCCGCGCATTGCCCCATGTGTTGTGCGGGCTGGTTTCGGCCATGCTGAGCGAACTGGGGGTGCTGCTCATGCTGCCGTTGGGCCTGATTTTTCCGGCTCGTGCTGGCCGGGGTACGCCCGTGATTTTCGTGCACGGACTGTACCACAACCCCACGGCATGGTTATGGTTCCGCATCCTGCTGGGCCGGGCCGGATACCGGAATTTCCATGCGTTCGGCTACAACAGCTTCACCCGTCCCTTTGAGAATGCGGTGGACGACCTTGCCGAAGTCATGGAGAACGTGCTGCGGGACAATCCGGAGCGCACGGTCGTACTGGTGGGGCACAGCCTCGGGGGGCTGGTCTGCCGCATGGCCGCTTCCCGGCCGGAGTTTTCCGGGCGCGTGGGCGCGCTCGTTGCCCTGGGCTCGCCCCATGGAGGCAGCGTGCTGGCTGCGCTCGGCCTCGGGCCCATGGCCCGGGGGCTGTATCCGGGCAAGGCCGTTATCCGCGCCGTTGAACAGTGCCGGGACATGCAGGCCCCGAAGCTGGCCGTGTATTCGTTAGTGGATGATTACGTGTTGCCCCTGTCCGGCCTGCGAGTGGGCCGCCATGACTGGAATGAACAGGTCTGTTCGCCGGTCAGCCACGTTTCCATGCTGTTTTCGCAGGACGTTGCGTGGCGCGTGGCCGCTTTTCTGGACCGCGCGCTCAGGGGCGGGGCATCCGATTCAGGACTGGCCCTTGATGGGAGCGAGCAGGGGCAAGGCCGTATCCTGCTTGATGGTTCCGAGCACGAATGA